The proteins below come from a single [Synechococcus] sp. NIES-970 genomic window:
- a CDS encoding hypothetical protein (conserved hypothetical protein), with the protein MNRPVKHCYWVLPGKLLAGEYPRDKDEQSSQEKLDALLDAGVMAFIDLTEVDEGLKPYTNLIEGKAIHHRFAIPDVSIPASPDLVVTVLDTIDCYIEQNRVVYIHCWGGVGRTGVIVGCWLARHARGGEVALDCLHKLWQACPKSMYRRSPETREQEQYILNWETGR; encoded by the coding sequence ATGAATAGACCCGTCAAACATTGTTACTGGGTACTACCCGGTAAGCTATTAGCAGGAGAGTATCCCAGGGATAAGGATGAACAGTCTTCACAGGAAAAGCTTGACGCTTTACTCGATGCTGGCGTGATGGCTTTCATCGATCTGACGGAAGTTGATGAGGGCCTAAAACCTTATACAAATCTCATCGAGGGTAAGGCTATTCATCATCGCTTTGCAATCCCAGATGTTTCAATCCCGGCGTCTCCTGATCTGGTGGTCACAGTTTTGGACACCATTGATTGCTATATTGAACAGAACCGAGTGGTTTACATTCATTGTTGGGGCGGTGTAGGACGCACAGGTGTGATTGTTGGATGCTGGCTAGCACGCCATGCTCGGGGTGGTGAAGTCGCACTCGATTGCTTGCATAAACTTTGGCAGGCATGTCCTAAATCGATGTATCGGCGATCGCCAGAAACGAGGGAACAAGAACAATATATTCTGAACTGGGAAACTGGTCGCTGA
- a CDS encoding PemI-like protein 2, with translation MDIRLKKWGNSLGFRVPHRLVESLGWDDTCILELQEQGETLIIRQKPQTLTLDDVLASIPENFQYPDDVQGFLETQATGQELL, from the coding sequence ATGGATATACGCTTAAAAAAGTGGGGTAATAGTTTGGGTTTTCGTGTTCCCCATCGTCTCGTAGAGAGTTTAGGCTGGGATGATACCTGCATTCTGGAGTTGCAGGAACAGGGTGAAACTCTCATCATTCGTCAAAAGCCTCAGACTCTAACATTAGATGATGTACTAGCCAGTATCCCTGAAAATTTTCAATATCCCGATGATGTGCAAGGGTTTTTAGAGACGCAAGCGACGGGACAGGAGTTACTTTAG
- the parA_2 gene encoding plasmid partitioning protein ParA → MSVISIVNQKGGCGKSTTAVHFAYWLAQNRSVTLIDADAQQSSSSWLSCLPKEIPHTAILDPEALFEAIEEASSQYEVVVVDGPGSLSEITKTILDISDLTLVPCQPSGLDLSSSSKILQVIRQRQKVRSGQPKVGLFLSRAVKGTVLLKEAQQALSQDQRFPLINAAIYQRQCISDAPIQQATVFDLAGSAAKAAQQDYESLFVEALNYLG, encoded by the coding sequence GTGAGCGTTATTAGTATTGTTAACCAAAAAGGTGGCTGCGGTAAAAGTACAACGGCGGTACATTTTGCCTACTGGCTTGCCCAAAATAGAAGCGTTACTTTGATTGATGCCGATGCCCAACAATCCAGCTCTAGCTGGCTGTCATGCCTACCTAAAGAGATTCCTCACACGGCAATTCTTGACCCAGAGGCCCTTTTCGAGGCGATTGAGGAAGCCAGCAGTCAGTATGAAGTCGTCGTTGTTGATGGCCCCGGCAGCTTGAGTGAGATTACTAAAACAATTCTCGATATTTCTGATTTGACCCTCGTTCCTTGCCAACCTTCTGGCCTTGATCTCAGCAGTAGCAGTAAAATTCTCCAAGTCATTCGTCAACGGCAAAAGGTACGTAGTGGTCAGCCCAAGGTTGGCTTATTTCTCAGTCGAGCTGTCAAAGGAACTGTTCTCCTCAAGGAAGCGCAACAAGCCCTGAGCCAAGATCAACGGTTTCCTCTCATCAATGCCGCCATCTACCAACGGCAATGTATCTCTGATGCGCCTATTCAACAGGCGACCGTTTTTGATTTAGCAGGATCGGCAGCGAAAGCAGCCCAGCAAGATTATGAAAGTTTATTTGTGGAGGCTTTGAATTACCTTGGCTAG
- the parB_1 gene encoding chromosome partitioning protein, ParB family has translation MARRTVGNYLAELPTEPESFVAIANIRLPESQPRRYFDPEKIQQLAASIQEYGILEPLLVRPVPHQGNHYELVAGERRYRAAMQLDLKTVPVVIRDLNDQQALAIALVENLTREDLNPVEEAEGILKLLEIELAVDRKEIKSLLYSLDNEKKGKVITHNVMGSPKGDQIEAVFTKLGQNWASFTANRLPLLNLPEDILEALQRGEIAYTKAKAIARLKDSEVRSQLLQTAIRDNLSLSEIRKRINELAVNTAEEKPQSWIDQTAKRLKATRLWEKNPEKWNEMQALLAQIDALIIEALQ, from the coding sequence TTGGCTAGACGTACTGTAGGGAATTATTTAGCAGAGTTACCGACCGAACCAGAATCTTTTGTGGCGATCGCCAATATTCGCCTCCCAGAGAGTCAGCCCCGTCGCTACTTTGACCCAGAGAAAATTCAACAGCTTGCGGCTTCGATCCAAGAATATGGCATTTTAGAGCCGCTCTTGGTGCGGCCAGTTCCTCACCAAGGAAACCATTATGAGTTAGTCGCAGGTGAACGCCGATATCGTGCGGCAATGCAGTTAGATCTTAAAACTGTGCCAGTCGTCATTCGAGATTTAAATGATCAACAAGCCTTGGCGATCGCCCTCGTGGAAAATCTCACCCGTGAAGATCTCAACCCTGTCGAAGAAGCTGAAGGAATTCTCAAGCTCTTAGAAATAGAATTGGCAGTAGATCGCAAAGAAATCAAGAGTTTGCTCTACAGTCTGGATAATGAAAAAAAAGGAAAAGTAATTACCCATAACGTTATGGGTAGCCCAAAAGGGGATCAGATCGAAGCCGTTTTTACAAAGCTAGGTCAAAATTGGGCATCGTTTACCGCTAACCGCTTACCGCTACTAAATTTACCTGAAGATATTTTAGAGGCGCTGCAGCGGGGTGAGATTGCCTACACTAAAGCAAAGGCGATCGCCCGCCTCAAGGATTCTGAAGTACGCAGCCAGTTACTACAAACTGCAATTCGTGACAATTTATCCCTGAGTGAAATCAGAAAGCGGATTAACGAGTTGGCGGTCAACACCGCAGAAGAAAAACCACAATCATGGATCGATCAAACAGCAAAGCGACTCAAGGCCACACGTCTTTGGGAAAAGAACCCTGAAAAATGGAATGAAATGCAAGCCTTACTCGCTCAAATTGATGCTTTGATCATCGAAGCCTTACAGTAA
- a CDS encoding hypothetical protein (conserved hypothetical protein (DUF433)), with the protein MTTALLERVTLNPTVMGGKPCIRGMRVTVGTVVGLVAAGYSIEAILEAYPYLERDDIFAALAFAAWRAEEYEVNLATA; encoded by the coding sequence ATGACTACAGCTTTGTTAGAAAGGGTAACGTTAAATCCGACAGTGATGGGTGGAAAGCCTTGTATTCGAGGAATGCGGGTGACGGTCGGAACGGTGGTGGGCTTGGTGGCAGCGGGCTATTCTATCGAGGCGATTTTAGAGGCTTACCCTTATTTAGAACGGGATGATATTTTTGCGGCGTTAGCTTTTGCGGCTTGGCGAGCAGAGGAATATGAGGTGAATTTAGCGACAGCATGA
- a CDS encoding PilT domain-containing protein codes for MRYLLDTHILLWWLENNPCLSGAMRTAIANPESFVFVSAATVWEMSIKRSLGKLSVPDNLLEMLQINQFEVLKITAEHGLKVGELPDYHKDPFDRMLIAQAQMEELTLISQDGQFERYEVSLFKT; via the coding sequence ATGCGCTATCTGCTAGATACCCATATTTTATTGTGGTGGTTGGAAAATAACCCATGTCTATCAGGGGCGATGCGGACGGCGATCGCCAATCCAGAATCCTTTGTATTTGTCAGTGCAGCCACGGTGTGGGAAATGTCGATTAAGCGGTCTTTAGGGAAGCTATCAGTGCCTGACAACCTTTTAGAAATGTTGCAGATCAATCAGTTTGAAGTTCTCAAGATTACAGCGGAGCATGGATTGAAAGTGGGGGAGTTGCCAGACTATCACAAAGATCCCTTTGATCGGATGCTAATTGCCCAAGCCCAGATGGAAGAGTTAACCCTAATTTCCCAGGATGGGCAGTTTGAGCGATACGAAGTCTCTTTATTTAAGACATAG